A single genomic interval of Gossypium raimondii isolate GPD5lz chromosome 11, ASM2569854v1, whole genome shotgun sequence harbors:
- the LOC105804363 gene encoding F-box protein At5g07610, producing the protein MKKSRPSSPSAETIAYNHDLLTQILIRIPPKHLLKLKLISKQWRSLISSLQFSHSHSLHHQNRGFLTPSALFLGIGNYYRPPFELPALPLTPDTRLPVLDFIVDPHFKILQSCNGLLLGHFYYNINERLRYFICNPTTRKFKMISLPVSQLGSLRAVNLAFDPMKSPHYNIICVRKLPSPNRRFGLYIYSSKSDEWDSSWISFRANEYIRFDHGVFCNGVFHWNSNGRKSLRFDLENKVLKKMPMLAPMFQAPQGSEDEDSRYFGESRGHLHLGVTYMPLCFKFNIFEMAADYSHWFLKYCLNLDDTMKAFPDLRLPVVDIYYGFHVLSVIRSEGEESKVVILVDYKAICYELKNGVLLNVYELKQCPETLNRCPLNYIGIQVYQYFETLSCV; encoded by the coding sequence ATGAAGAAAAGCAGACCCTCCTCGCCTTCGGCAGAAACCATAGCCTACAATCACGACCTTCTCACCCAAATCCTCATAAGAATCCCTCCAAAACATCTCCTCAAACTCAAATTAATCTCTAAACAATGGCGTTCCCTTATTTCCAGCCTCCAATTCTCTCATTCCCACTCTCTTCACCACCAGAACCGAGGCTTTCTAACCCCATCAGCCCTCTTTCTAGGCATCGGCAACTACTACAGACCTCCCTTTGAATTACCCGCTCTTCCCTTAACTCCTGATACCAGACTTCCCGTCTTGGATTTCATTGTTGACCCACACTTCAAAATCCTCCAATCTTGCAACGGCTTGCTTTTGGGTCACttttattacaatattaatGAAAGGTTGAGGTACTTCATCTGCAATCCAACAACCCGTAAGTTCAAAATGATTTCTTTACCTGTTTCTCAATTGGGTTCTTTGCGTGCTGTGAATTTAGCCTTTGATCCTATGAAATCACCTCATTATAACATCATTTGTGTAAGGAAATTGCCTTCTCCAAATAGAAGGTTCGGTCTGTATATCTATTCATCAAAGTCTGATGAATGGGATTCTTCTTGGATTAGTTTTCGGGCCAACGAGTATATAAGGTTTGACCATGGTGTTTTCTGTAATGGGGTCTTTCATTGGAACAGTAACGGTAGGAAATCTTTGCGGTTTGATTTGGAGAATAAAGTGTTAAAGAAAATGCCAATGTTGGCTCCTATGTTTCAAGCTCCGCAAGGCTCGGAGGATGAGGATAGTCGATATTTTGGGGAGTCTAGGGGCCATTTGCATCTTGGAGTTACATACATGCcactttgttttaaatttaatattttcgagATGGCGGCTGATTATTCTCATTGGTTTCTTAAATACTGTCTGAACCTGGATGATACTATGAAAGCTTTCCCTGACTTGAGGTTACCTGTTGTTGATATCTATTATGGATTCCATGTTTTATCTGTTATCCGATCTGAAGGTGAGGAGTCAAAAGTTGTGATTCTCGTGGATTATAAAGCAATTTGCTATGAGCTTAAGAATGGGGTTTTGCTAAATGTTTACGAGCTAAAGCAGTGTCCGGAGACTCTCAATCGGTGTCCATTGAATTATATTGGAATTCAAGTCTATCAATATTTTGAGACACTCTCGTGTGTTTGA